TTTCTATTAACCAACCCAGATTCTTTTATACGATGTGCTAACTCCAACATTCTATTTTGCTGATTATGAGTATTTCTACAGTCCAGTGACTCAGATTCTCAGAAAAAGTTCCCCTCAAAATCTTGTCCCCTAAGGTATGGGACTGCCAAGATCCAGGAAGATGCCTTCAACCTATTTCAAGCTGGATTACGCGAGTATATTGGATTTTATGGTGGTAAGACTCGAGGAAGCCATTGTAGAGGATGGGGAATAACATCTCTTTCTGTTTCAGCCAGTAAAATCGTTCCCATACCATCTGTAAGTTCCAATGTACATTGTTTGCAGTAAATGATGACCTTAACATGGTTTTTGAACGACTAAACACTTTGTATTATGtgttatctttaatatttttggCAGGGAACATGTTCAATTGCGAAGTATTTTCATGGTCAATCTACGTCCCACTTTTCTTCAATGCAATCGTCGGATAACCTTAACACTGAAGCAACACTTTCGTTACCCTCAGGTCTTCTTGCTTTTCTGATCATTTTCTGGCCTTGTTTATGATTGTGATGCATTTCTAAATGGGACTAGGTGTTCGTTCAGGTAGTGAATGCTACTCAGAGGTGAATTTATCTGAACCAAAAATTGATTTTCCTAAGGAAGAAAGCTGGATTAAGGATACTGTGCCTGATTTAGATCTGCAAGAACAAAAAGTAAATTTCTTGAAGACGAAGTTACTACTGTTTAGTTTTTTGCAGATTCTCTTCTAAATGGCAGTTTTAAGATGATTAAGCTCTCAAAAGAACAAAAATCAACAAAGTTTCTAGATGTAGATTATTTAGGAGTTTTTCATTTCCACTGCtaattttgaattgtatataaaaATTTGCAATTTGGCCAGTGATTCGTTTTTGCAATTCAGAATTTGATCATGCGATGCAAGCAACATAGATCTTTAACTGTTGTTGTTTTTCCTTCATTTTAGAAAgcaagatattaaagttttctttGTCTATAATGTGTAAGCCTCTTGATACGTGTATAATGTATGTTGTGTAAGAACTATTAACCTATTTTCTGATGTATTCTGTCTTATCTTCCTATCGTTAAATGCTTCTGGTAGTGAACAATCATGTTACTAGTTTATTCTGTCTGCAGGATCTATCTAGTACTCTATCAGAGAAGACACAAGATGGGTTCATTCAGGAGGATATTTCACCATTATTACTCTCAGGTGATATCTTTTGGTACTTGCTATTTCCGTTGGCTCCCTAACTTCCCTTTCTAGTTCTGattttgttgtgtttattgagGAACTTAAGGTTGCTTGGAACAGAACCGGAGTAAACAACAATGGGATTTATCTAAGGATGAAAGTCAATTTAAGTCAGAATACAAGGAGCGAAAGGGAAAAAGATTGAAAGACAAGGTTCAATCatgaattttacttattttatcttCCTGTGTTACTgctattttagtgtttttttaacTGCTATCTAGAGAATACTTATCATGATCTGGTTTGCTTTGATGGAGAAAATGGTTTTAATATCTAGAAGTTGAACTTTCATGGCTTTTCGATTTCACATTAATCATTCAAGTATATTCAAGGCGGAAGCAAAGGGGAAAAAAGAGaagaattttaatgttttctgaaaaaaatCATGATGCTACTGATTATACATTAGGGTTGCTCATGTGGAACTGGTTTCAGTTTATGCACTTCATAGTTGGCTCTTGTTTCGATTTACGCCACCAACTTTTGCTTAGCTTCTTTTGACATTTTGACTCTTAACAGGGAACATATTCAATAATAGAACTTTTTAAGAGCTACAATCCCAATCCCTCTGGCTCTTTTTTGTCCCATGAGTACAACAGAACTGTTGGAGGCACTGATGTTAGTAGTAGCAGTTACAGTAGAGATGGGGAAGAAGGAAGAAGGGAAGCATGGGGTTACAACATTGATGAAATTGATCCATCTGTGATGGAGGAATTGCCGCCGGAGATCCAAGATGAGATTAAAGCATGGATGCAGCCTCATGAGCAGCGGCCTAATAATATGGTCAAGCGAAGTTGTACCATCTCTCATTATTTCTCACCCTCCAAAAAGTCATAATTATGGAAACAATGATTATATGCAGGATGGATGGCGTCAGTGTGTATAAAATCAAATGAGAAATGTATGAGTCAGATGACACCAAATTAAGAGGATATCAATATGAATCTTCTACTTCCATGTataaaattaaccattttcataaGCCAATTTTGAATTTTATCTGACACCTAAAGCTAGCTGGTTGAAGGTGTGGATCTGCATGGTTGGTTGTGTTTATATTTTTTCACATCAGTCGACTGTATTCATTTTCTTAATCTTTTGTGGTCATACCTTGATATAAATGTGAAAAACtagtattaattaaaaataattgatagCACTACATGTATTTGGAACTATGGtatagattttaaaaatgttttaaattactCATCAAAGTATCAGTATTAATCAATTACATCTTTCTATCAATCTAGTTAACATGGGGAtcaatttttaaacatgcatatacatattatatgaactgcttgaatttgaaatgttaaaaagaaaattttaaattcaagctATGCATAAGGTAGgtacacatatatttataatttgatcaatATGTTATGTCATATTCGAATTAGTATTTAACGTCAAAATTGACGAATAAATTGATGAAATGACTTGATTAATacaatactaaaatttttataattcaattaaaacattacaatattaatattttaaaaattcaattagatgtttaaaaaataaattaaaatcgaAATGCTAGTTTTGAAAACCTTTGATGCCATCtactattaaaaatgaaaaacctGAAATCTTATTCTAAAGTACAAGCAAATCAAATCCAAGTTACAAGGTAGGCTTGCTTTGTAATGGTAAGCCATATCACGTTTATTCTATATTAACTCTGCACATACTTGCACTCTTCTTAACCTGTTTGTGTTTGGTTCACGGGTTGCGACATTTTTCAGTATTAAATCGATTATCGTTCAACCAGCCTAATAGTAGCGGTGACAAGAAACAagtaacaaaacaaaaatattttttcccaACAACTAGGTAGGAAATATCAAGAGCAATAAATGTTATCATATTGAGTATTCTCTTTCTACCAATCATGACAAGCTTCCTACCAATCATGACAAGCTTCCTCTATTCTCGTTTGTATTCCCTTATATTATATGGGTTTAAATAGGGAGCTGTTTCAATGAATGACTTGATTCACCGCATTTTGAACATTACTCTTTTTCTTTggtacatatcaaattgaagtaaaaaaaaaatgtcaGGACCAGCTGAAGAGATGTCAACATCTCTCGTTTTTTATGCCTAGCCATTCACTTCTTTCACATCATGAGGATCTGCAAATTAACTATAACGACTTTCTAAGTAGGAAAAAATCCTACCTGCGAAAGAGGGAGAGCCACAGGTCTCGTTATGAAGGGAGACCGAAAGGACTGCCAGAGATGTACAAAAAACAAAGACTGCTGTTGAAAGCCGAGGAAAACTGAGAAAAAGACTGAGGAAGCAAAACAAAAATCGAAGAAAAGGAAAAGATATACGAAACAAGGGAAGAACCGAAGAAGGGTGAAAAGGATGAAAGAAAGAAGATGGTGGGAGAGGGAGGTGACCAAGGAATGGTGAGCCACAGCCGGTGTAATGGTTGGCTGCACTAAAATCGAAAACCTAAGGTTAGAAACGAAGAGATGAGGATAAGCACGGATATAGAGATATTTGTTACGCTTGATTTATTTTCTTAACATCAATGAATATACttctttttttatacaatgtttaCTTCTATCCATAATCAATATACGATTCTTCTATTGTTTCTATTGTTTTGTATAAATGTCTCATCCTTTCATTTTTAAAACAAGAACTATAGAAAACGTATACCTTTTCGTAACTTATTATCAATTGTGTGGTAAAGCTCGTCTGCTGTTACATTGAATACGCCCTTATCAAAATAAACCCTTCTTTCAGAGGCCAAAAGAGCTTAGGCTAAGTCGAGGCTAATAGGAATGCAGAAGTTAAAAATTACTTCAAAATAAATCCAAGCTGCTACAATGACTAGGTATGAGCCTATATAGTGTATATataacattaacattaacatGCAAAAAGTTCTTATATGTTGAAAATTATAATGCCAAGCCAAGAACACGAATTTGGTTTTGAATTTGAGAATTGAGTCTTTAACATTCTTATTTTCCATCTGAAACAAACAAATAGAAACCAAATGACGAGGTACATATACAACTTTTGTTGGTAGTTAGACCAACCAAAACCATtggataaagtctgtaaaaaaaaaaaagaaaagcattGTCTCAATGACATGTTAGAACCAAGACTAAGCTAAGGCACAGTAcatgatattaattatttagacttATGTTACCCGTTTTTACTTTTACCTGTCTAAAATATTCTGCATGTCGGACTCTTGACTCTAATGCTGCATGGCAAAGGACGAAATGGGAGCCTCACAATATGCGACAGTTCAAATTACTAGTAACTAACTAATCAGGCAAGTTGTGATGATACGGCAAGAGTGTAGTGGCAGTAACATTGTCTTAATATTCAACGGCATTTGAACCACTGTGCCAAGGATCCCACACATTGCTACATCATATTATCATCAGCAGCTACACCAAGAATTGAAAAGCTATGAGAATCTAGAAAACAAAGCAACAGTATTTACATATGAGAACATGGGGTCAAGGTCCCACAAAGAACTCACTGAAGATGGAGCAAAGATGATTTCTTACCACAACAATCATTCCAGAGTGGGCACCTATTAATCAGAACTATCGCAAATATGTTTCTGATTCAAGGCCCATCTTATAAGCCGCTCTGATGATGCCAATGAGATATCTTTAACTTCAAAAACAACGTGAGGATGACATGAATTGTTAGTCTCCCCTTTCAGGGATCTTACCTGATTTGGATTTGGCTCCATTATTGGATAAGGCATCTTTGTGCTCACTTGTCAAGAAGCTCATAATCACTCTGCAGTAACCATTGTCATGTTATATGCTGACTCAGGTATATCAGCAATGCTTTTCTTCTGCATTTGCTATACATAGTTTGTAGCAGACATACTAGAGGCAGATCAATTGTTAAGTTATCTAAGAAATGAATTAGGAGGTTATTTGACATTCATCACAGCTGGAAGGAAACATTCTTCTGAAAGCATTGCTGGAAGTGCAGCAGACAGCAGTGGTCAGACATGGACTTCTTCACCACTCTCCTACACTATCAACCTAAGTCACTAGGTATCCATAAAAACATCAACAAGCAAAATAACCTTTTGGAAACCATTGCAGTTGCAGTTTTGGCAATTGCTACCACCACTGCAGTAAACAGCATGAAGAAAACTTCACAATCCAAACAGATAGCAACTTCAGGGAATACACTAGTAATATTGTTAGTGATAATTCCAGGGTTCGCTCATGCCAACACATCAAATTTCAACACCTTTTTTTCTGgccaaaagaataaaaatacatCACTGTTATATATTGCTTGCTAATACTTTTCCTATGTATAACACAGATAGATCTAGGTGCTTCCTCTTCTGTTGCTGCTGGAATGAAATGGACTAAGTAGTACCTAGTAGCTCTTGGAGCCCCTAAGGGGTAACCACTGTCCTTCTGGTAGGGGCACTAGCGCAGGCAAGATACACGAATCATATTGCATGAGCACAAGTGATCAGACCATGGTCTTTTGTCCATCCAGACTGGAACACCAAAAACTGCCGTCTCAAGTGGTCTGATTGCTTTCTTTTCAAGCTTGGATGTCTTAACAAGCTAGCCATCTGTGAGCATTCTAGTCATATTCATGTTGATGGCTGTTGCACTTCTTGTGAGGAGATACTATATAACTGCTTCCTCGATAGGAACTTCATCTGACTGGAGATTAAGGCCTCATTATTGGACAGGTTACATAGTAACAATTCCACTTTGGTTCCTGGGGACGTTGGGAATATCAATTTTCTGCCCAGCTGAAGGCACCAATAGTTCAGGGGGGTCCCAAGGGTTCCATGTTCTCCATTCGTGATGGGGTATTTGAACCTTAAGCTTTAATAAGATTTGGAATCTCGTCAGGGGTAATGCTGGTTTACTACATTTTCTTAGCCTCCATATAACTTATGATGTGGAGTATCAACAAAAGATGTTAAGCCCTGACGGCTAAGAAGGAATGCATAGCTTAGTCTATCATGTTCCACTATCTACTCGTCTTTTTGGCGAGTTGTCCACCATCTATCTCCAGTCCATAAACAATATTGCCAATAATGTTCAGTGCAGCATTCTTCAGCTATAAGCCCTGTGTTTTACGGTTAAAATCAGATCATTACTCTTGTCATCCCCAAAAAGAATCTACTTGTACGATGCAGTGAAAAGACGAATGATATATTAAGGTATATCATACATCTAGACAGCAAAAGATTCCCAGCAAGACACTGTAATCGTATTCTGCATTTTTAGGCACTGAAATAAGCATTTCATAAAGCCTTTTATTTAGTCAATTGGGCCTCTGTTAATGCACCCGTTGGGGTTGGAGGGGATGGGGGGATGTGGGACATCAATCCTAAGACCTACACAATTGCCTACATAATGATATAATTCAGAGCTAGAGAGGCAGGTTTCATTTCATTGATATAAAGCCCAATGTGTGTTTGATGCATATTCCAATTCCTAGAAAAGACATAATTTCATGTTATTCAATATCTACCTAAACTACTTTTATTTGGCTAGGTCTGAGTACCTTGGGCATAGCTCAGCTGGAGCAACAGAGAAAGAAAACTTATGCAGACATATGTTAATGCACATGTTCAAGAAATGTCAAAATGACAACAAGTGAACACTCGTATATTAAGGGACCATAACTTGTTTACCTTGCATTGTCAGTCTCCTTCAACCTTTGCCAATGTCTCAAGCATTCTGATTGTGAACCACATTTCAGCAATTTGAAGAATAGTCACAGAAATAAAAGGGAATGAGACCATCCCCTATCCAAGATACAAGAGAACATGAAATGAAGTTTAAAAGAGAGTTGTAAAACCATGTCAAGAAGAAACATTTTGCAGTTAACAGATTGACTTGTATCTCCATTAAAATCCTGCAGATCCATCCTTGAGGATATTATTTCTCAATGTAACTATGATGAGAAAAGAAATTATTCTGCTCAGGGATGAAGAATATTTCAGAATTAACCACTTAAGGATTTACAAAATCACAAACAAAAGAATTAAGAGTCTAGGTTTCTCCAACACTTGTCAATGGCAGCTTGAACTTTTTGAGGTTTACAGAGCTCTTGGACAACTCTTTCCCAAGTAGATGCTTTTGGTGGCAAAAAATTCTGTAGCATCACTTGCACAATTCTGGAAGCACCAAAAACTCTTTGCCTGTTTAATAACCGGATGACAAGCTCATCTAAAAACTCCCTTCCATCTTGAGGAGGGTCTAGCTTCTctctcagtgttctcaaaaatatatTGCATGTGGCTATGTCAGGATCACAGGCCCTATCCAGCATGCCGTTTAAGAGATCAATGGCATGGGAAATGCTATTTTGGTTGCATAAAGCATTAAAAAGTATATTATAGGTGACCACATCTGGTTGAGATTCAGTCTCTTGACAAAGCATCTCATGAAAAAGTTTCAAAGCTTCTTCTATTGAGCCAGCATTGCAGAGGCCCTGAATCACTGAACTGTAAGCCACTGCATCACGTTTACAACCTTTTTCTAACATCCCTCTCCACACCATCATAGCTTTGCTGAGATTACCAACCTCACAAAGGCCATGGATCAGTATGCTGTAATAAACCTTGTTGTGAATACATTCATGTTCTGCCATGTCTTTCCATAGCTGGACTGCCTTATGGCTATTGCCCGCCTTGAAGAAACCCTTCATCAGGGAGCTATATGTATAAGCATTAGGGGTGCAACCCTTGTCTATCATTTCAGATAGAACTTCCTCGGCTTCATTTGGCTTTCCTTCACGACACAAACCATCTATAAGAGCACTATAAACAACAATGTTTGGTTTACATCCTTTTTCCATCATTTGAGTCCATAGTTTCCTTGCATCCTCGGACTTACCACCCTTGAACAACCCACTAATAAGGGCTGAGTAAACATATTCATTCACTCCATACCCTCTTTCCTGCACAGCAGTCATTAGCTTAACTGCATCCTCCGCTCTCCCTAGCTTAACAAGCCCATTAATGATGGTTCCATATGTGACGTCATTAGGAATACAATTACTGGACACCATGCGATCCAAAAGACTAAATGCCTTATCCAACTTCCCCTTCATACACAAACCATGAATGAGTGTGTTATAAGTGACCTGGTTAGGACAACAACCTTTGAGAAACATATTGTCCACTAGCTTGGCAGCGCGAACCAAGTCACCCTTTTTGCATAACCCATTAATCAATACATTAAAGATAACAGGAGAAGGGAAACAACCCTCGGTTTGCATCTCGTCCAACAAGGAAACAGCCTCATCAATCCTATCCTCCTTGCATAATCCATCCATCAATGTACAGTAAGTATAGACATCGGGCGGACATTTCCTCAGAGGCATTTCTCTGAACACCTCGACTGCACGATCGACCCATCCCAACTTACACAAGGCTTTAAGAAGCAGATTAAAAGTGAGCACATTTGGAGAAATGTTGGTGTTCTTGGCATTAACGGAACGATTATAAAAGTCCAAGGCTCGATGATAAAAGCCCTCTCGTATAATGACGTTGAGAACAGAATTAAAGGACTTTACAGTGGGTATGCAATGAAAATCATGGGACATCCTATGGAACAAATCCACAGCTTTATCGGGTAAATGGGCTCTCCCATAAGCCTTGAAGATGACTAGAAAACACTTCTCAATAAAAACTCGGTTTTGGAGCTTCATCCGACATAAAACATTGTCTAAAGAAGCAAAATCAGCAGTATGGGCATAGTGGCGAATGAGGGAATAGAAAGTGGAATCGCCTAATCTAAAAGAACCAGATTGGGGAGTGGAGTTGAAAAGCTGATCGGAGAGAGGCGGGCACTGGGAGGATCCTTGCCCTCGGGACACTTTACCCGGGAATGAAGAGAGGCCCCTGCAGATTGTGTTGATAACACTAAGCCTTGCCATAGTGGACTGAAGCGCAGACAGCAATCGAATGAACTAATGGTGGCAACGCATTCAAAATTCAACAATCCACCATTTTTTTGAGTTTGAGAAGCATACAGTGAAGTACAAGCAAACACACCGGTCACCGTTGCCCTACCTTGCTTGCTTGTGCTCGGTTTTTTCCCCCTAAAATGtagaatataatttattttcttgctTTTAATTTATTACAGATTATAAAGGctttattatgttattttgcCTACCAAATCAGGTGCGTGGAATATTGGCTTTGGATCCACGGTGATTGTACTACGGTGAAATCTTTTACCTCATATCGAAGTACCATTCATCTAAAATCacactaatttttatttttaatcggCGGTCCGTAAACCGTAATAGTAACAGGAAATGCTTTGTTACCTAAAACTCCCAGAAGACACCTAATTCACGGCCAAAGCGGGACCCAAAAGTAAAGAAAAGGCAAAAAGAAGCCAGAGTGAGATGAGgtagaattttgaaaattaaaaaataaaaaacttaccaTTAAATaccattttttctttctctctcttccGTTGACTCGCCCTTTCCACGATGCTGCCACCATTGACCTTCCCCCTTCCCCCCGTTCCTATTCTATTTGCTGCCTTATTATTCAATCTCTCGTTCACATGACTGAGCTTCCTCCTCTTCTTCTAATCTAActtttttcttaaaagaaaaaaaaattgggctTTTTTTCCTCAAATGGATCTAGCTCCTGCTTTAATTGTTGCAGCAATTTCCAGCTTCTTTTCACTATCTTTAATCTTAGCTTGCATCTTCCTAATCTGCAGATCCACCAAAAAACCCGCTTCCCCTAATCCTCCTCAAACCCGTTCCTTAAACCGAACCCGACCGACCCCTAACCCTGCCGCTCTCACCGCATGCGACAGCGCCGCTTTCGATCCATCTCTCACCCGCATCGACATGGCGGAACTCTCTGCCGCCACCAAGAACTTCTCCTCAGATCTCATCATCGGCGACGGCAGCTTTGGCTACGTTTACAAAGCTACTCTGTCCAACGGAGTCACCGTGGCTATTAAGAAGCTCGACCCCAATGCTTTTCAAGGCCTCCGAGAGTTCCGAGCTGAGATGGAAACGCTAGGTAAGCTTCGCCACCCAAACATCGTTAAGATCCTAGGGTTTTGCTCTTCGGGTCTCGATCGGATTTTGATTTATGAGTTCATTGAGAGAGGGAGTCTCGACCAATTGATTTACGGTGAAGATCAAGAAAACCCGGACGGCAGGTTTCTATGTTGGTATACGAGGAAGAAGATAGTTCTTGGGATAGCTAATGGTCTAGC
The sequence above is drawn from the Gossypium hirsutum isolate 1008001.06 chromosome A05, Gossypium_hirsutum_v2.1, whole genome shotgun sequence genome and encodes:
- the LOC107960652 gene encoding DNA polymerase eta isoform X2, translated to MMLADNPPQGMETIDEEALKSHILGLNNEDGSDVKENVRKWIHRHNADHRDKLLACGILIVAELRMQVLKETEFTCSAGIAHNKMLAKLASGMNKPAQQTVVPFSSVKGLLDTLPIRKMKQLGGKLGISLQMDMGVNTVGDLLQFPEEKLQERYGINTGTWLWNIARGISGEEVEGRLLPKSHGSGKTFPGPRALKTVPAVQHWLNQLCEELSERLCSDLDQNKRIAHTLTLHARAYKSSDSDSQKKFPSKSCPLRYGTAKIQEDAFNLFQAGLREYIGFYGGKTRGSHCRGWGITSLSVSASKIVPIPSGTCSIAKYFHGQSTSHFSSMQSSDNLNTEATLSLPSGSECYSEVNLSEPKIDFPKEESWIKDTVPDLDLQEQKDLSSTLSEKTQDGFIQEDISPLLLSGCLEQNRSKQQWDLSKDESQFKSEYKERKGKRLKDKGTYSIIELFKSYNPNPSGSFLSHEYNRTVGGTDVSSSSYSRDGEEGRREAWGYNIDEIDPSVMEELPPEIQDEIKAWMQPHEQRPNNMVKRSCTISHYFSPSKKS
- the LOC107957685 gene encoding pentatricopeptide repeat-containing protein At4g20090, with the translated sequence MARLSVINTICRGLSSFPGKVSRGQGSSQCPPLSDQLFNSTPQSGSFRLGDSTFYSLIRHYAHTADFASLDNVLCRMKLQNRVFIEKCFLVIFKAYGRAHLPDKAVDLFHRMSHDFHCIPTVKSFNSVLNVIIREGFYHRALDFYNRSVNAKNTNISPNVLTFNLLLKALCKLGWVDRAVEVFREMPLRKCPPDVYTYCTLMDGLCKEDRIDEAVSLLDEMQTEGCFPSPVIFNVLINGLCKKGDLVRAAKLVDNMFLKGCCPNQVTYNTLIHGLCMKGKLDKAFSLLDRMVSSNCIPNDVTYGTIINGLVKLGRAEDAVKLMTAVQERGYGVNEYVYSALISGLFKGGKSEDARKLWTQMMEKGCKPNIVVYSALIDGLCREGKPNEAEEVLSEMIDKGCTPNAYTYSSLMKGFFKAGNSHKAVQLWKDMAEHECIHNKVYYSILIHGLCEVGNLSKAMMVWRGMLEKGCKRDAVAYSSVIQGLCNAGSIEEALKLFHEMLCQETESQPDVVTYNILFNALCNQNSISHAIDLLNGMLDRACDPDIATCNIFLRTLREKLDPPQDGREFLDELVIRLLNRQRVFGASRIVQVMLQNFLPPKASTWERVVQELCKPQKVQAAIDKCWRNLDS
- the LOC107957686 gene encoding putative serine/threonine-protein kinase produces the protein MDLAPALIVAAISSFFSLSLILACIFLICRSTKKPASPNPPQTRSLNRTRPTPNPAALTACDSAAFDPSLTRIDMAELSAATKNFSSDLIIGDGSFGYVYKATLSNGVTVAIKKLDPNAFQGLREFRAEMETLGKLRHPNIVKILGFCSSGLDRILIYEFIERGSLDQLIYGEDQENPDGRFLCWYTRKKIVLGIANGLAYLHGLDTPIIHRDIKASNVLLDRDFEAHISDFGLARQIEESQTHVSTQVAGTMGYMPPEYREGNTAATVVADVYSFGVLMIEIATQNRPNWPVRFEGKVIGLVEWARRMVAQNREIEMVYQKIPRDALIQEEVKEYFRIACMCSSEGSKERPAMIQVVELLNQIST